Within the Stenotrophomonas maltophilia genome, the region CCGCTCAGGGTGAACACATCATTGAACCCACGGACATTGGCCTCGCGGCGCGTCGTCTGTGCCAGCTGCGCGGTGCCCTGCGCGCTGCGCAGCACCGGATCGGTGATCTGCGCGGCGTACAGCTGCTGCTGGATGCGCAGGCGCTGCGCCACCACCGGGTCGGCGGGATCAAGCTGGCTGGTCAGCGCGCTGGAATACAGCTGTTCGCGATGCAGCTGGAAGGTTCCCAGCAGCGCCGAGCCGGCCAGCCCGCCCAGCGTCTGGGTGATCGACAGCGTTACCAGGAAGGTGATCATGTGGTCCACACCCTGTTTCAGGGCGGCGGAGATACCCAGCATGATCAGCGGGCCCATGAACATCCCGGCACCGACCGAGGCCAGGAACTGGCTGAGGTAGAAATCGTGGGGACGGTCCATGCTGGTGCGGTTCTGGTCGAAGAACGCCGCCGAACCCAGCAGCAGGATCGCCATCAGCAGCTGCGGGATCAGCCGCTTCGGGCCGAAGGTCACGGCGGTACCGATGATGCCGGTGACAACCCCTGCCAGAATCACCACGAACAAGGGGCGCAGCTGGTCCGGGCCCATGCCCAGCGTGCGCATCAGGCTGACCACGCCGTAGGACTGCTCGGTGGTCAGGAAGCGGATGAGGAACGCACCCACGATGAAGTGCAGTACCGGCAGGCTGGCCAGCCAGCGCGTCTGCAGCAGTGGATTGCGCCGGTAGTGCTCGATGATGAAGGCGGTGGTCGACAATGCGATCGAGGCGACCAGCGCCCAGCCCAGCCACGGTGTGTCCAGCCACCAGCGCGTGTAGCCCTGGGCCAGCACCACCACCAGCAGCGCAACCGCCGGGGCAAGCAGGCTGAAGGTGAGGAAATCCATGGGCTCGAAGGCCTTGATCTGCACGCCTGGCGGCAGCTTCAGCACCACCACCGCCGCGAACGCACACAGCGCCAGCCCTGCTTCGAAGGAATACAGCTGGTGCCATTGCCCGGTATCGACCAGGCCGGGCGACACGATCCAGGCCAGCGGAACTGCCAGCTGCGACAGACCGACGCCGATCACCAGCAGGTTGCCGGTGAAGCGCCGCGGCAACGCCTGCAGCATGTACAGCGTACCCAGCGTCGAACACGCCGCACCGGCGAAACCGCTGGCCGCGCGCGTCAGCATCGTGGTTTCGAAGCTGCCCACGAACAGGTGCAGCACGGCCAGCGCGGCATACAGCCCCAGGCCGATCTCGGCGAACAGGCGGATGCCGTACTGCTGGCGGAACTTGAAGGCCAGCAGGTTGGCGGTGACGTTGACCATCGCGTAAGCGGCCACCAGCCAGCTGCCCTGGGTCGGGGTGAGCTGCAGTTGCCCCTGCAGGAACGGCAGGTTGGCGGTGACCAGCGCATTGCCGAGGCCGCCGGTGATGGCCACCAGCAGGGACACCAGGGCATAAGCTGCACGCCGGTAGGGTGGGTGCCACGGCATCGAAGCCGATCCGGGCATGGTCGGCTTCTCATGCTCCTCCCAGTCCGGCACCGGCTTCAGATACGGCTGCACCATCAGCGTGCTCCGCTGGCTGCTCCCTGGAGTCCTCCGCGCAGCAGTTGCAGGGCACGCCCGGCCAGACGGGCGCGCTCGTCACGGGTCTTGCCGCGAAGGGCCGCTCCCAGCATGCCGGAGATCAGTGAAATATCCGTTTTTTCCAGATCGGGACGGCACAGGCCTGCGGCGATGGCCCGCTGGATCGGTGCTTCGAGCAGGTCGCGTACGGTCTCGCGCGCGGCGCGCATGGAGGGCACGTCCGAATCAACGGCGCGCCAGTAATCGGCCAGCGCAGGTGAATCGATGATGCGCTGGGCCATCCCCTCGAACACCTCGAACAGGGCGTCGTCACGGTCGCCCAGCTGCTCCACCTGGCGGCGGATACGGTCGACCGCACGCTGCAGCAGGGCCTGGATCAGCGCGGTGCGGTCGGGAAAATTGCGGTACAGCGTGGCCCGGCCCACCTGGGCGCGTTCGACCACCAGGTCCAGCGGAGCGGTGACGCCGTGTTGCCCGAACACATGGTCGGCGGCGTCGAGAATGAGGGCACGGCGGGCAGCGGCATCAGCGCGTTGAGCGGTCATGGGTTCATTTTCGGACAAAAGTGTCCGATGTGCGAGACATTGAGTGACGGGATTGTCCGGTTGTTGTCCTACGCACATCTTTGTGATCGGTGTGTGAATTCGTATCCATGGCAGGTGGGAGGTGCCACCAGGCCATATCGATAGCGTCACGGCGCGGCTCATGTCCGAAGCCGTACCGGGTCCAAAAAAAGCGGGGGGCCAGCAGGCCCCCCGGGAGAGAACGACAAGGAGCGTCGTCAGGGATCAGTGGAACGGCGTCCTGCTGCTGGAGGGGTCAGAAGTACGCACGGATGCCGAATGCGACACCGCGGCCCGGCAGCGGCGAGTAGTCGCGCAGCAGCGAGGTGTGCGGGCGCACTTCACGGTTGGTCAGGTTGCTGCCATCCAGGAACACCTCATAGCTGTTGCTGTCGTTGCGATCCCAGCGGTAGGCCAGGTGCGCATCGACCAGGGTGTAGCCGTCGCTCGGCTCTTCGTTCTGCGCCACGTCCTTCTGCCGGCTGTAACGCACGGCGCCCACCGACGCGCGCCAGCCGTCCTTCGCCCAGCGCAGGTCGGCACCAACGCGGGCCGGGGCGATGCGCGGCAGGTAGCCGGTGTTGGCCAGCTCCACGGTGTAGTTGTGGTTGTGGTCACCGTGCGGCACCGCGATGTCGAGGTTGCGGC harbors:
- a CDS encoding MFS transporter, whose translation is MVQPYLKPVPDWEEHEKPTMPGSASMPWHPPYRRAAYALVSLLVAITGGLGNALVTANLPFLQGQLQLTPTQGSWLVAAYAMVNVTANLLAFKFRQQYGIRLFAEIGLGLYAALAVLHLFVGSFETTMLTRAASGFAGAACSTLGTLYMLQALPRRFTGNLLVIGVGLSQLAVPLAWIVSPGLVDTGQWHQLYSFEAGLALCAFAAVVVLKLPPGVQIKAFEPMDFLTFSLLAPAVALLVVVLAQGYTRWWLDTPWLGWALVASIALSTTAFIIEHYRRNPLLQTRWLASLPVLHFIVGAFLIRFLTTEQSYGVVSLMRTLGMGPDQLRPLFVVILAGVVTGIIGTAVTFGPKRLIPQLLMAILLLGSAAFFDQNRTSMDRPHDFYLSQFLASVGAGMFMGPLIMLGISAALKQGVDHMITFLVTLSITQTLGGLAGSALLGTFQLHREQLYSSALTSQLDPADPVVAQRLRIQQQLYAAQITDPVLRSAQGTAQLAQTTRREANVRGFNDVFTLSGWLAIGFLCWLLLLSLRTAVLKQWRKRHPPSSAAASPAAPR
- a CDS encoding TetR/AcrR family transcriptional regulator, producing MTAQRADAAARRALILDAADHVFGQHGVTAPLDLVVERAQVGRATLYRNFPDRTALIQALLQRAVDRIRRQVEQLGDRDDALFEVFEGMAQRIIDSPALADYWRAVDSDVPSMRAARETVRDLLEAPIQRAIAAGLCRPDLEKTDISLISGMLGAALRGKTRDERARLAGRALQLLRGGLQGAASGAR